The following are from one region of the Paenibacillus sp. KS-LC4 genome:
- a CDS encoding alpha/beta hydrolase, translating to MDRQVSTLQVGEYVLEYSIVGGGVPLLFFHGGHSNCYEEFGYQNLVASGYSIITPSRSGYSRTSSIAELEQACGLYLSLLDHLHIAKAHVIAASAGGPTGILFCATYAERVASLTLQSAITSPWLSPHDWAYRIFRRIFKPGVEKWTWLLLARINNLLPRLTFRLLLFSFSTLSPAEAYARLDGLAIESFRKMNNRQRSYNGFLIDLKQAQADYTKALRSIKAPTLIMHSKNDRSVAPKHAEYATAHIAHAEACILDAWGHLIWIGKHTAELDRKQNAFLAEHLIQS from the coding sequence ATGGATCGTCAAGTCAGCACCCTGCAAGTAGGAGAATATGTGCTGGAATACTCCATTGTGGGCGGAGGAGTCCCGCTGCTGTTTTTTCATGGCGGTCATTCCAACTGCTATGAGGAGTTCGGCTACCAGAACCTTGTCGCTTCAGGGTATTCCATCATTACCCCCTCCCGCTCAGGCTATAGCCGCACCTCCTCTATTGCTGAGCTGGAGCAAGCCTGCGGTCTATATTTGTCTCTGCTGGATCATCTTCATATAGCAAAAGCGCATGTTATTGCAGCCTCAGCGGGAGGGCCAACAGGCATCCTTTTTTGCGCAACCTATGCTGAGCGCGTTGCAAGCCTCACCCTGCAAAGTGCAATCACCTCGCCATGGCTCTCACCTCATGATTGGGCCTATCGCATTTTCAGGCGAATTTTCAAACCGGGGGTGGAAAAATGGACGTGGCTGCTACTGGCTCGGATCAATAACCTACTGCCGCGGCTTACATTCAGGCTGCTGCTTTTCTCCTTTTCCACCCTATCGCCAGCTGAAGCTTATGCAAGGCTCGACGGTCTCGCTATTGAATCATTTCGCAAAATGAACAATCGACAGCGCTCCTATAATGGCTTTCTTATTGATCTCAAGCAAGCTCAGGCTGATTATACGAAAGCATTACGTTCCATTAAGGCTCCTACCCTCATTATGCACAGTAAAAATGATCGTTCCGTCGCTCCCAAGCATGCTGAATATGCCACGGCTCATATTGCACATGCCGAAGCTTGCATTCTCGATGCCTGGGGCCACCTAATATGGATAGGCAAGCATACTGCCGAGCTGGATCGCAAGCAAAATGCCTTCTTAGCTGAGCATCTCATTCAAAGCTAA
- a CDS encoding response regulator yields MNHSILVVDDEYNSRMGVAFTLEQWGEDKVKVEMADNGKQAIRLLREKSYDLLITDIRMPLMSGIELLETLRGEQNDINTILLTGFAEFEYAQKGLKLGAVDYLLKPIRQEQLIQAVGKVFQSKSEEAANGLAYGVPSTNAYIISAVKYIHESMGMPLSIKEVAQHVHLNPSYFSVLFKEETGVSFSDYVIRLRMKRAKELLYHSPLSLDGISEQIGLQTASYFIRFFKKYEGITPKQYREQLKMMAAHGSQGSLS; encoded by the coding sequence ATGAATCACAGCATACTGGTCGTTGATGATGAGTATAACTCACGCATGGGGGTGGCCTTCACCCTGGAGCAGTGGGGAGAGGATAAGGTGAAGGTCGAGATGGCCGACAATGGCAAGCAGGCGATTCGTCTGCTTCGGGAGAAGTCCTATGATCTGCTCATTACCGATATTCGGATGCCGCTAATGAGCGGAATCGAGCTGCTTGAGACGCTGCGCGGGGAGCAGAACGACATCAATACCATTTTGCTCACCGGCTTTGCGGAATTTGAGTATGCCCAGAAGGGGCTAAAGCTGGGCGCCGTCGATTATTTGCTGAAGCCGATTCGGCAGGAGCAGCTCATACAGGCAGTCGGCAAGGTGTTTCAGTCCAAGTCGGAGGAAGCGGCGAACGGGCTTGCCTATGGCGTGCCCTCCACTAATGCTTATATTATTAGTGCCGTAAAATATATTCATGAAAGCATGGGTATGCCTTTGTCGATCAAGGAGGTCGCCCAGCATGTACATCTGAATCCAAGCTATTTCAGCGTGCTGTTCAAGGAGGAGACGGGCGTCAGCTTCAGCGATTATGTCATTCGGCTGCGGATGAAGCGGGCAAAGGAGCTGCTCTATCATTCTCCGTTAAGCCTGGACGGTATTTCGGAGCAAATCGGCTTGCAGACGGCGAGCTATTTCATCCGCTTTTTCAAAAAATATGAAGGCATTACGCCAAAGCAGTACCGCGAGCAGCTTAAGATGATGGCTGCCCATGGGAGCCAAGGTTCGCTGTCTTAG
- a CDS encoding sensor histidine kinase, with protein MGYFKKIGLDQTRGQIFVGFILTMSLVLLLTVSSLYVLLSKVQRENASLYIDEIALQASGRLESQLNEVNVLTLQLAMDDRIQEALSSEKQGHLAVYDERMKLRKLLIEKTAYSDTIKDIELYSLSRSLYPIVEKNIGERIDARSLQQADDIHQAGAIIWIGRDPDNPDNLLAVRQVKLEKEKYAKGGYLLIRLKPSIIELATTDKAKDKGRVMRLLDENNNSMNVVEDSGLLLSVGAVEGENDDYVTVERAIRATGWKLQIMIPKQTLTADIYFLRDVLLWASVLSIFVFGLLSYYLSKFITSPIRSLTRIIQGGKHGSPRENPDQYFNREVNQLNMTYNQMVKQINYLIKSVYEIEIVKSKSEIKALHSQINPHFLFNTLDSLYWDHIRKGEQELAQTVIQLADLFRYTIHSSTQDGFVTIHEELEQIKRYGDIMKMRWRDRLAIEIDCDLKLGDVRIPKLAIQPLVENAIVHGIEPMEHGGTIKLRVREDGGVISFTVHDNGIGMDQGQLHQIRERLQNDLSIAFVTGKNGIGLFNVCKLIQLHYGMQYGLTIDSAPGAGTTIVLKIPLEPELMPVPERGASDDESQHTGR; from the coding sequence ACATTGATGAGATCGCACTGCAAGCAAGCGGAAGGCTGGAATCGCAGCTGAATGAGGTTAACGTTCTAACGCTGCAGCTGGCTATGGATGATCGGATACAAGAAGCGCTCAGCTCGGAGAAGCAGGGGCATTTGGCAGTCTATGACGAACGAATGAAGCTGAGGAAGCTGCTCATTGAGAAGACAGCCTATTCAGATACGATAAAGGATATTGAGCTTTACAGCTTATCTCGCAGCCTGTACCCTATCGTGGAGAAGAATATCGGGGAGCGGATAGACGCGCGTTCCTTACAGCAGGCGGACGATATCCATCAAGCCGGGGCGATTATTTGGATAGGACGCGATCCGGACAATCCCGATAATTTGCTAGCCGTCAGGCAGGTGAAGCTGGAGAAGGAGAAATATGCGAAGGGCGGCTATTTGCTCATTCGGCTTAAGCCCTCGATTATCGAGCTGGCGACTACGGACAAGGCGAAGGACAAAGGCCGCGTGATGCGGCTTCTTGATGAGAACAATAATAGCATGAACGTTGTAGAGGATAGCGGGCTGCTCCTGTCGGTCGGCGCGGTTGAAGGCGAGAACGACGATTATGTGACGGTAGAGAGGGCCATACGCGCTACGGGCTGGAAGCTGCAAATTATGATTCCCAAGCAGACGCTGACTGCCGATATTTACTTTTTGCGCGATGTGCTACTGTGGGCGAGTGTGCTTAGCATTTTCGTATTTGGCCTGCTGTCCTACTATTTATCCAAGTTTATTACGTCGCCAATCAGAAGCCTGACACGCATCATTCAAGGCGGCAAGCATGGCAGTCCACGGGAAAATCCCGATCAATATTTCAACCGAGAGGTTAATCAGCTGAATATGACCTATAACCAGATGGTTAAGCAGATTAATTATTTGATTAAATCCGTATACGAGATAGAAATTGTGAAAAGCAAAAGCGAAATTAAAGCGCTCCATTCGCAAATCAATCCGCATTTTTTATTCAATACGCTCGATTCCCTTTATTGGGATCATATTCGCAAAGGAGAGCAGGAGCTGGCGCAAACGGTCATTCAGCTTGCTGATTTGTTTCGGTATACAATTCATTCCAGCACCCAGGACGGCTTCGTCACGATTCATGAGGAGCTGGAGCAGATTAAGCGGTATGGCGATATTATGAAAATGCGCTGGCGCGATAGGCTCGCCATTGAGATTGACTGCGACCTCAAGCTTGGCGACGTGCGTATTCCGAAGCTTGCGATTCAGCCGCTCGTTGAAAATGCCATCGTGCACGGGATAGAGCCAATGGAGCATGGCGGAACGATCAAGCTGCGCGTAAGGGAGGATGGGGGCGTCATCTCCTTCACGGTGCACGATAACGGAATCGGCATGGACCAAGGCCAGCTGCACCAAATAAGAGAACGCTTACAAAATGATTTGAGCATTGCTTTTGTAACCGGTAAAAACGGAATTGGCTTGTTCAATGTGTGCAAGCTGATTCAGCTGCACTATGGCATGCAGTATGGCTTAACCATTGACAGCGCGCCGGGTGCCGGGACGACGATTGTATTGAAAATTCCGCTAGAGCCCGAGCTTATGCCCGTACCAGAGAGGGGAGCTTCTGACGATGAATCACAGCATACTGGTCGTTGA